Proteins encoded in a region of the Frondihabitans sp. 762G35 genome:
- a CDS encoding SDR family NAD(P)-dependent oxidoreductase — MTLSPSSGTRRTALVTGAGSPTGIGFAAARALGEAGLAVILTSTTSRIQDRVDELRAAGITAEGHVARLDTETGVDGLFAALTSTDTPSADRPMPTVLVNNAGMVTVGDPEMESGDILIDPDQWNRSLASNLTSAFLVSRAVVPAMRRASWGRIVTVSSVTGPAMASRSDVAYAAAKAGMVGLTRALAVDEAPHGITANAVAPGWIATGSQTPGEAEEGLLVPVGRSGTADEIASAIAWLASPGASYITGQVLVVDGGNSVAEERRFRP; from the coding sequence GTGACCCTCTCGCCATCGTCCGGAACCCGCCGAACCGCCCTCGTCACGGGAGCGGGGAGCCCCACCGGGATCGGCTTCGCCGCGGCCCGAGCACTGGGCGAGGCGGGACTGGCCGTGATCCTGACCTCCACGACCTCGCGGATCCAGGACCGCGTCGACGAGCTCCGAGCCGCGGGCATCACGGCCGAGGGGCACGTCGCTCGTCTCGACACCGAGACCGGCGTCGACGGGCTGTTCGCAGCCCTGACGTCCACGGACACCCCGAGCGCCGACCGCCCGATGCCGACCGTGCTCGTCAACAACGCCGGCATGGTCACCGTCGGCGACCCCGAGATGGAGAGCGGCGACATCCTCATCGATCCCGATCAGTGGAACCGCTCGCTCGCCTCCAACCTCACGAGCGCGTTCCTGGTGTCTCGCGCCGTCGTGCCCGCCATGCGGCGGGCGTCGTGGGGTCGCATCGTCACCGTCTCGAGCGTCACGGGGCCGGCCATGGCCTCCCGTTCGGACGTCGCCTACGCCGCCGCGAAGGCGGGGATGGTCGGGCTCACGCGCGCCCTCGCCGTCGACGAGGCCCCGCACGGGATCACGGCGAACGCCGTCGCGCCCGGCTGGATCGCCACCGGCTCGCAGACTCCCGGCGAGGCCGAGGAGGGACTCCTCGTCCCGGTCGGCCGGAGCGGCACCGCCGACGAGATCGCCTCCGCCATCGCCTGGCTGGCCTCCCCCGGCGCGTCGTACATCACCGGACAGGTGCTCGTCGTCGACGGCGGCAATAGCGTGGCCGAGGAGCGACGCTTCCGTCCCTGA
- a CDS encoding NAD(P)-dependent oxidoreductase → MKVAVLGLGIMGQGVAGVLLREGFEVAVWNRSSGKADALAAEGATVASTPGEAVDGAEVVLSILFDADSVLSVLGEAAGSVAGGAVWLQASTIGLDGTARVAHLAESQGVGLVDAMMLGTKKPAETGALVMLVSGDASLVEKARPVLDAMGSKTVVAGDRVGNATALKLAANAWVASVTAATAQSLALAGALGLDASLFLDAIEGGASDTPYAHVKGAAMLAREYPTSFALDGLRKDVGLIAEAAHSSGVDATVLEALRTVYARASSNGFGGDDIAAVYEGFRPASS, encoded by the coding sequence ATGAAGGTGGCAGTCCTCGGACTCGGAATCATGGGACAGGGCGTGGCGGGGGTGCTCCTGCGCGAGGGCTTCGAGGTCGCCGTCTGGAACCGCTCCTCGGGCAAGGCCGACGCACTGGCAGCCGAGGGGGCGACCGTCGCCTCGACACCCGGCGAGGCCGTCGACGGTGCCGAGGTCGTGCTGTCGATCCTCTTCGACGCGGACTCCGTGCTCAGTGTGCTGGGCGAAGCCGCAGGCAGCGTCGCGGGCGGTGCCGTCTGGCTGCAGGCCAGCACGATCGGCCTCGACGGGACGGCGCGCGTCGCCCATCTGGCCGAGTCGCAGGGTGTCGGGCTCGTCGACGCCATGATGCTCGGCACGAAGAAGCCCGCCGAGACCGGCGCTCTCGTGATGCTCGTCTCCGGCGACGCGTCGCTCGTCGAGAAGGCCCGGCCGGTCCTCGACGCGATGGGCTCCAAGACGGTCGTCGCCGGCGACCGGGTCGGGAACGCCACGGCGCTGAAGCTCGCCGCCAACGCCTGGGTCGCGAGCGTGACCGCGGCGACCGCGCAGTCCCTCGCCCTCGCGGGCGCGCTCGGGCTCGACGCCTCGCTCTTCCTCGACGCCATCGAGGGCGGTGCGTCCGACACCCCCTACGCCCACGTCAAGGGGGCGGCGATGCTGGCCCGCGAGTACCCGACCTCGTTCGCCCTCGACGGCCTGCGGAAGGACGTCGGGCTGATCGCCGAGGCCGCGCACTCCTCCGGCGTCGACGCGACCGTGCTCGAGGCTCTCCGCACCGTGTACGCGCGGGCGTCGTCGAACGGCTTCGGCGGCGACGACATCGCCGCGGTCTACGAGGGGTTCCGGCCGGCGTCGAGCTGA